The DNA sequence GTACCTCCCGCGCCATCGGATGGATCTCCGCCATCTGAGGGGCGACGCGGAAGGCGTACTTCAGCGCGTCCTCCGCGCCGACGAGATCCTTCGTGGCCAGCCGAGCACGAGCGGCGTCAATGGCCAGCCGGCCGACACGTGACGGTTTCAGGCCCGGGGGAGGGGTCTTCAGCAGCGGGGCCGCTACTTCCGCAGCCTTGTCAGGGTGGTTCAGCTCGATCTGCGCGGCCAGTTCGTACAGCGCAGTGTTGCCCTGTCCGAACGTCAGGTTGTGCTGGAGGACATCAGGACCGGTCACCCGCTCCGCGAGCGCCTTCGCGCGGCGAACGTGATGTGCGGTGGCGTTCGCGTCCTCGTGGCGGGAGGCCAGGACGATGCCGCGGAGGTGGAGCGAGCCAAGGTGGACAACGCGTTCCAGATCATCACCAGGGGTCTTCTCGTACTGGACGATGGCGCGCTCGACGATCGCCAGCCCGTCGGAATACTCACCAGCCGACTGGTACGTGCCTGCTTCGTTCCATGCCGCAGCAGCTACGGCATCAGGGTTCCACGTCTGTTGGGCCGCCCACTGCTGACGACTCACGATCATGTCGGCCAGGTCTGGCTGGCGGAAACGGTGCGCACAGGCGTACGCACAGCTGTACACGTCGGCCACATGACCCCACGCCGTAGCGTCCCCGTCGCTCTCCATGGCCGTCGCGGTGACCTGACCGAGCAGCTTGGGGAGGAGTTCGAGCAGCTTCAGGTAGTCGGTGTTCGCGCGGAGCTGGGCAGCGCGCTTGAGCGAGGCGGCCAGCGCATCAGGAGCCGGAACGTCCTCGCGCGGCAACGTGTGCCGACGGACGACGGTCCGGAGAGCGTCCATCAGCTCGTGCTGCTGTGACGGATCGCTGAACGGGTCTCCGTATACACGCGCAGTCGTTACGCGCAGGGCGGAGGCTGCGGCTGCTACGAGGGGAGGAGTTGCCGGACGCAACCCTGTCTCGATCTTGCTCAGGTACGACAGAGAGATTCCCATCTGCCGAGCCAGGCTCGATTGACTCATTCCGCGGACTTTCCGAAGTACCGCGATGTTCTCACCCGATGACGGTGCGCTGCGCATGCTCCAACTGTCGCACGCGAATTCGTCGACGTCCCTATGTCCAGGTGCTCCTGACCCCCTGTTGTGCATGTTTTGTGCTAACTGATCATGGGCGGCCCGTAGTTACCTACTCGCACAGGGGAAACAAGCCACTGGGAGCCACGGATGACAACCGACGAGCCCAAGACCCTCGCATTCATCTACGACCGCGAGGAGACCAGCCAGACTGACCGACTGCTCGCCCGCATCGCCATCTGCCGAGCCTACGCCGCTGAGATGAACTGGGACGTGGCGGGCCAGTGGATCGATCGCGGGGATGCCGCTACTGGGGAGCGTCGGCCGTTCTGGCAAGGGATGGTCGCTTCGATGAAGCAGGAGGACCAGGGGCGTCGTCTCGTATGCCTGGTGGCGGTCTGGAACCGGATCGCGTATGAGCCGGTCGCCAGCGCTCGGCTGCGGCAGCTCGTCAGCGGAGTCGGCGGAACGTGCGTAGCCGTCGAAGACGGGATGTCGCCAAGCACCCCCCGAGACGTGGTGATGCGTCGGCTACACGAGAGCGGCGAGCAGATCGCCCCAGGGACGACGCTGATTCGTCATGACGGGATGACGGCGTGACCTGGTCCCCCGGCTAACAGGTGTCCTCGTCTCCACCTAGTCCCATGTCGGCAGGGAGACGAGGAACGGCGGCGGACGCACCTCGCGCCGTCACGCCGCCGGCGGGAGCCCTGGGGACGTGGAAGGGACGCTCACCAGGGCTCTCGCAAACAAGTCCCTGCCTGTTGGGTGCTGGAACGTCTGGCAGGCAGGAAGAGACCCGGGACGCTTTGGTCGGCTCCACCCGGGTCGGGGTCCCCGCTCCAAACCCTGCGTGCGGCGGGTGGAGGAGCGGGGGCCGTACACAGCCTCACCCCGATCGCGTGCTTGGAGGCCGGTGACCGGGGCGAGGGCAGCGCACCACTCACAGAGAAGAGGCACGCGCATGAGCCACGGTACAGCTCTGCTCGTCGACGACGAG is a window from the Streptomyces luomodiensis genome containing:
- a CDS encoding helix-turn-helix domain-containing protein translates to MRSAPSSGENIAVLRKVRGMSQSSLARQMGISLSYLSKIETGLRPATPPLVAAAASALRVTTARVYGDPFSDPSQQHELMDALRTVVRRHTLPREDVPAPDALAASLKRAAQLRANTDYLKLLELLPKLLGQVTATAMESDGDATAWGHVADVYSCAYACAHRFRQPDLADMIVSRQQWAAQQTWNPDAVAAAAWNEAGTYQSAGEYSDGLAIVERAIVQYEKTPGDDLERVVHLGSLHLRGIVLASRHEDANATAHHVRRAKALAERVTGPDVLQHNLTFGQGNTALYELAAQIELNHPDKAAEVAAPLLKTPPPGLKPSRVGRLAIDAARARLATKDLVGAEDALKYAFRVAPQMAEIHPMAREVLRVLWTLHQRSRPELLAMAKRSGLAS
- a CDS encoding recombinase family protein, yielding MTTDEPKTLAFIYDREETSQTDRLLARIAICRAYAAEMNWDVAGQWIDRGDAATGERRPFWQGMVASMKQEDQGRRLVCLVAVWNRIAYEPVASARLRQLVSGVGGTCVAVEDGMSPSTPRDVVMRRLHESGEQIAPGTTLIRHDGMTA